A part of Bacillus rossius redtenbacheri isolate Brsri chromosome 1, Brsri_v3, whole genome shotgun sequence genomic DNA contains:
- the LOC134527391 gene encoding heparan sulfate glucosamine 3-O-sulfotransferase 5, translated as MGPGDSAARLYRPKMAAALLTATLASLFLTFHVLYDGAVYSVEAEPSARGRQHDAPPPGKMHFPRTHRRLPQALIIGVRKCGTRALLEMLALHPRVQKAAGEAHFFDRDDNYSRGLEWYRRKMPYSFGDQITIEKSPSYFITPEVPERVRAMNSSVKLLLIVREPLTRAVSDYLQLRSHAATAPTAPRSFEQLALRPDGSVNLAYRPIAISLYHAFTHRWLEVFDRAQLLVVNGDQLIRDPLPELERVEAFLGLEPRLGRHNFYFNRTKGFYCLRNDTQDKCLRESKGRPHPRVDPRASARLRRFFAEHNQRFYDLVGEDLGWPEE; from the exons ATGGGGCCGGGTGACTCGGCGGCGCGGCTGTACCGGCCCAAGATGGCGGCGGCGCTGCTGACCGCCACGCTGGCCTCGCTCTTCCTCACCTTCCACGTGCTGTACGACGGCGCCGTGTACAGCGTGGAGGCGGAGCCCTCGGCCCGGGGGCGGCAGCACGACGCGCCGCCGCCGGGCAAGATGCACTTCCCGCGCACGCACCGCCGCCTGCCGCAGGCGCTCATCATCGGCGTGCGCAAGTGCGGCACGCGCGCGCTGCTCGAGATGCTGGCGCTGCACCCGCGCGTGCAGAAGGCGGCCGGCGAGGCGCACTTCTTCGACCGCGACGACAACTACAGCCGCGGCCTGGAGTGGTACCGCCGCAAGATGCCCTACTCCTTCGGCGACCAGATCACCATCGAGAAGAGCCCCAGCTACTTCATCACGCCCGAG GTGCCGGAGCGCGTGCGCGCCATGAACAGCAGCGTGAAGCTGCTGCTGATAGTTCGGGAACCGCTGACGCGCGCCGTGTCCGACTACCTGCAGCTGCGCAGCCACGCGGCCACGGCCCCCACGGCGCCGCGCTCCTTCGAGCAGCTCGCGCTGCGCCCCGACGGCTCCGTGAACCTCGCCTACCGCCCCATAGCCATCTCGCTGTACCACGCCTTCACGCACCGCTGGCTGGAGGTGTTCGACCGCGCGCAGCTGCTCGTCGTCAACGGCGACCAGCTGATCCGCGACCCGCTGCCCGAGCTGGAGCGCGTCGAGGCGTTCCTGGGGCTGGAGCCGCGCCTGGGCCGCCACAACTTCTACTTCAACCGCACCAAGGGCTTCTACTGCCTGCGCAACGACACGCAGGACAAGTGCCTGCGCGAGAGCAAGGGCCGGCCGCACCCCAGGGTGGACCCTCGCGCCTCCGCCCGGCTGCGGCGCTTCTTCGCCGAGCACAACCAGCGCTTCTACGACCTGGTGGGCGAGGACCTGGGCTGGCCCGAGGAGTAG